In Streptomyces sp. NBC_00569, a single genomic region encodes these proteins:
- a CDS encoding ABC transporter substrate-binding protein: MSTHGRLVRRSTPLVLAAALTLSATACSKEQATTTAGGVKLVKSGQLTTCTHLPYAPFQSGKGKKVVGFDVDLIDLVAHDLGLKQQIVDKSFETIKTGADLNAGVCDVAAAGMTITPERKQHLAFSVPYFDANQALLARKGVKAKSLDDIKSGKTRLGSQSATTGEDTAHAAGIDSKSFESSDAELNGLRTGQVDVVIQDYPVVQEWLKDPANAAKFTVTGTVRTGEKYGFAVRKGGNPKLLAAIDKAIKKAKQDGTYKKLYEKWIGPMPAEAVSQ; the protein is encoded by the coding sequence GTGAGCACTCACGGAAGACTCGTCCGCCGCTCCACCCCGCTCGTGCTCGCCGCCGCGCTCACCCTGTCGGCCACCGCCTGCAGCAAGGAACAGGCCACCACGACGGCCGGCGGCGTGAAGCTGGTCAAATCCGGCCAGTTGACGACGTGTACGCATCTCCCGTACGCCCCGTTCCAGTCGGGGAAGGGCAAGAAGGTCGTCGGCTTCGACGTCGACCTGATCGATCTGGTCGCCCACGACCTCGGTCTCAAGCAGCAGATCGTGGACAAGTCCTTCGAGACGATCAAAACGGGTGCGGACCTCAACGCGGGTGTCTGTGACGTGGCTGCCGCGGGCATGACGATCACTCCCGAGCGGAAGCAGCACCTCGCCTTCTCGGTCCCCTACTTCGACGCCAACCAGGCCCTGCTGGCCCGAAAGGGCGTCAAGGCGAAGTCGCTGGACGACATCAAGAGCGGCAAGACCAGGCTGGGCTCGCAGTCGGCCACCACCGGCGAGGACACCGCGCACGCCGCCGGCATCGACTCCAAGTCGTTCGAGAGCTCGGACGCCGAGCTGAACGGACTGCGCACCGGCCAGGTGGACGTCGTCATCCAGGACTACCCGGTGGTCCAGGAGTGGCTCAAGGACCCTGCCAACGCGGCCAAGTTCACCGTCACCGGCACGGTCCGGACGGGCGAGAAGTACGGTTTCGCCGTGCGCAAGGGGGGCAACCCCAAGCTCCTCGCCGCCATCGACAAGGCCATCAAGAAGGCCAAGCAGGACGGCACGTACAAGAAGCTGTACGAGAAGTGGATCGGCCCGATGCCTGCGGAGGCCGTGTCCCAGTGA
- a CDS encoding amino acid ABC transporter ATP-binding protein, with amino-acid sequence MTNATTTTDTPTPARAIEIRALHKSFGDLQVLRGIDFTVDTGEVVCVIGPSGSGKSTLLRCTNLLEQPTQGHVLIAGTDITDPDVDIDRLRRRIGMVFQQFNLFAHLSVLDNLTIAQRRVLGRDKAEAAQVARQNLARVGLADKEDSYPAQLSGGQQQRVAIARALSMGPELMLFDEPTSALDPELVGDVLGVMRGLADDGMTMMVVTHEMGFAREVADRVVFMDDGVIVEQGGPDEVLGNPQHPRTREFLARVLRPADTVTKS; translated from the coding sequence ATGACGAATGCCACCACCACGACCGACACGCCCACGCCGGCCCGGGCGATAGAGATCCGCGCGCTGCACAAGTCCTTCGGTGACCTTCAGGTCCTGCGCGGCATCGACTTCACCGTCGACACGGGCGAAGTGGTGTGCGTCATCGGTCCTTCCGGGTCGGGCAAGTCGACGTTGCTGCGCTGCACCAACCTCCTGGAACAGCCCACCCAGGGCCACGTCCTCATCGCCGGAACCGACATCACCGACCCGGACGTGGACATCGACCGGCTGCGTCGCCGCATCGGCATGGTCTTCCAGCAGTTCAACCTCTTCGCGCACTTGAGCGTGCTGGACAACCTGACGATCGCCCAGCGCCGGGTGCTGGGCCGCGACAAGGCCGAGGCGGCCCAGGTGGCCCGACAGAACCTGGCCCGCGTCGGACTCGCGGACAAGGAGGACAGCTACCCCGCGCAGTTGTCGGGCGGCCAGCAGCAACGGGTGGCCATCGCGCGCGCCCTCTCGATGGGCCCCGAGCTGATGCTGTTCGACGAACCCACGAGCGCGCTCGACCCCGAACTGGTCGGAGACGTCCTCGGCGTCATGCGCGGCCTCGCGGACGACGGGATGACGATGATGGTCGTGACCCACGAGATGGGCTTCGCCCGCGAAGTCGCCGACCGCGTCGTCTTCATGGACGACGGCGTCATCGTCGAACAGGGCGGCCCCGACGAAGTCCTCGGCAACCCCCAACACCCACGCACCCGCGAGTTCCTGGCCCGTGTCCTGCGCCCGGCGGACACCGTCACGAAGTCCTGA
- a CDS encoding amino acid ABC transporter permease gives MLRGAQYVVLAGAVIAVAVLADWHQLQQQFLELSVAKRMFPDLLTVALTNTVAYTLSGFGVGLVLGLIVALMRLSSVAPYRWLASLYIEVFRGLPALLIFIFIGVGVPLAFPGLAIPGGAYGQVAVALGLVAAAYMAETIRAGIQAVPRGQMEAARTLGMSHARAMWSIVIPQAFRIIVPPLTNELVLLFKDSSLVLFLGVSLQTRELTKFGRDLASETANTTPIFVAGLCYLLITVPLGYVVRRLEAGHAKAR, from the coding sequence ATGCTCCGCGGTGCGCAGTACGTCGTTCTGGCCGGTGCGGTGATCGCCGTCGCCGTACTGGCCGACTGGCACCAGTTGCAGCAGCAGTTCCTCGAACTCTCCGTGGCCAAGCGGATGTTCCCGGACCTGCTGACGGTGGCGCTGACCAACACGGTGGCGTACACCCTCTCGGGATTCGGCGTGGGCCTCGTGCTCGGGCTGATCGTCGCCCTCATGCGGCTCTCCTCGGTGGCCCCCTATCGGTGGCTCGCGTCTCTCTACATCGAGGTGTTCCGCGGACTGCCCGCCCTGCTGATCTTCATCTTCATCGGGGTCGGCGTTCCCCTGGCGTTCCCCGGCCTCGCCATCCCCGGTGGCGCGTACGGACAGGTCGCCGTGGCCCTGGGGCTCGTCGCCGCCGCGTACATGGCGGAGACCATCAGGGCCGGCATCCAGGCCGTGCCCCGCGGTCAGATGGAGGCCGCGCGGACACTGGGCATGTCCCACGCGAGGGCCATGTGGTCGATCGTCATCCCTCAGGCCTTCCGGATCATCGTGCCGCCCCTTACCAACGAACTGGTCCTTCTCTTCAAGGACTCCTCACTGGTGCTGTTCCTCGGCGTCTCGCTGCAAACGCGTGAACTCACCAAGTTCGGAAGGGACCTGGCCAGCGAGACCGCCAACACCACTCCCATCTTCGTGGCCGGTCTCTGCTACCTCCTGATCACCGTCCCGCTGGGCTACGTGGTGCGCCGCCTGGAGGCGGGCCATGCGAAGGCACGGTGA
- a CDS encoding TetR/AcrR family transcriptional regulator produces MSGADAGPRRNSARTREALLRAATELFSERGYDRTTVREIGERAGVDPALIARYFGSKPLLYVEVLRAEHGDVAPDDLLTEPRLREVAARAERRGPVPLLRVAVQPLSDGAAQDATRAALRSRLVDPLRARFAREGRDRPGLRADVLVAAVAGVLLARHSGAFEDLADAEVDEVVDVLLETLGGDGPAGDR; encoded by the coding sequence GTGAGCGGCGCGGACGCCGGCCCGCGCCGGAACTCCGCCCGCACCCGCGAGGCGCTGCTGCGGGCGGCGACCGAACTCTTCTCCGAGCGGGGCTACGACCGCACCACCGTTCGCGAGATCGGTGAGCGGGCCGGGGTGGACCCGGCCCTGATCGCACGCTATTTCGGCAGCAAGCCCCTGCTGTACGTGGAGGTGCTGCGCGCCGAACACGGAGACGTCGCGCCGGACGACCTGCTCACCGAGCCCCGCCTGCGGGAGGTCGCCGCACGTGCGGAGCGGCGAGGTCCTGTCCCTTTGCTGAGGGTCGCCGTCCAGCCGTTGAGTGACGGGGCCGCGCAGGACGCCACCCGTGCGGCGCTGCGGTCCCGGCTCGTGGATCCGCTGCGCGCACGTTTCGCCCGGGAGGGCAGGGACCGGCCGGGGCTGCGGGCCGACGTGCTCGTGGCGGCGGTCGCCGGGGTGTTGCTCGCCCGCCATTCCGGGGCGTTCGAGGACCTGGCCGACGCGGAGGTCGACGAGGTCGTCGACGTGTTGCTGGAGACACTCGGTGGCGACGGGCCCGCCGGCGATCGGTGA
- a CDS encoding alpha/beta hydrolase has protein sequence MTAATIRRARCLLLVLAVLLLTLTPNPPSVAADARGAEVVAVTQVADRQVDLSVRSPALGGRTVKVRLLTPDGWNPNDRGRHWPTLWLLHGCCGDYTSWTSRTDVARIDSLRDVLVVMPEAGWNGWYSDWWNNGNGGDPAWETFHTKELRRLLERDWGAGPRRVVAGLSMGGQGALMYAARHPGMFKAAAAYSGSVHPLLNDESVSRIMGFFAGQGDDPRRVWGDPVAQRDVWAAHDPYYLAKRLKPIPVYLSCGDGTAGPLDPPGATNALEADFNRQNHALAGALERAGARHVTTDFYGPGTHSWPYWQRELHASLPMLLGSLRVVN, from the coding sequence ATGACCGCCGCCACGATCCGCCGCGCCAGATGCCTCCTGCTCGTCCTGGCCGTGCTGCTGCTCACCCTGACACCGAACCCGCCGTCCGTGGCCGCCGACGCCCGCGGTGCCGAGGTCGTCGCCGTCACCCAGGTCGCCGACCGTCAGGTGGATCTGTCCGTACGCTCCCCGGCTCTCGGCGGCCGGACCGTCAAGGTCCGACTGCTCACGCCCGACGGCTGGAACCCGAACGACCGCGGCCGGCACTGGCCGACCCTGTGGCTGCTGCACGGCTGCTGCGGCGACTACACGTCGTGGACGAGCCGGACGGACGTCGCACGCATCGACAGCCTGCGCGACGTCCTCGTGGTGATGCCGGAGGCCGGCTGGAACGGCTGGTACAGCGACTGGTGGAACAACGGGAACGGTGGTGACCCCGCCTGGGAGACGTTTCACACCAAGGAGCTGCGCCGACTCCTCGAACGCGACTGGGGAGCGGGCCCGCGTCGCGTGGTCGCCGGACTGTCCATGGGAGGGCAGGGCGCTCTGATGTACGCGGCCCGGCACCCCGGCATGTTCAAGGCGGCGGCGGCATACTCCGGATCCGTGCACCCGTTGCTGAACGACGAGTCGGTGAGCCGCATCATGGGGTTCTTCGCGGGGCAGGGCGACGATCCGCGCCGGGTCTGGGGCGACCCCGTGGCGCAGCGGGACGTGTGGGCGGCCCACGACCCGTACTACCTGGCCAAACGACTCAAGCCGATCCCTGTGTACCTGTCGTGCGGCGACGGCACCGCTGGCCCTCTGGACCCGCCAGGTGCCACGAACGCCCTCGAAGCGGACTTCAACCGGCAGAACCACGCCTTGGCGGGCGCACTCGAAAGGGCGGGTGCCCGGCATGTGACGACCGACTTCTACGGGCCGGGGACCCACAGCTGGCCGTACTGGCAACGGGAGCTGCACGCCTCGCTGCCGATGCTGTTGGGGTCATTGCGCGTCGTGAACTGA
- a CDS encoding MFS transporter, translating to MPVLVSLGMLVAVVSSLGAPLIPTIAAEDHVAVSTAQWALTVTMLVGAIATPVMGRLGDGPHRKNVILTGLAVVLAGSLLAALPLGLTCLLVGRALQGVGMGLVPLAIATARDALPPERARSAVATLSLTTAAGIGLGYPITGLFAQYLGMYAGFWFAAATAAAALTATVIVVPAAPKRPTVPMDFPGALLLAGGMAALLVTLAEGERWGWGSAPLLALAVAAVVLLAGWVLHSMHSTHPLVRVRLIKDRGVLVANLTTMVGGVGTYLLIALVTRYVQTPESAGYGFGSSIVVTGLLLVPFSAASLVTGRLVRMLGAAATPARMLPLGCLLSLAGLVCFLLARSSLWGIGTMMALAGLGVGVTFAVTPGLIVGGVPAQETGSAMSFNQVMKYIGYSTGSALSAVILQAATGPGAALPADDGYRTAGLAGCAAFVITGILAVVLTRTGTRLRPSVVAAGHIAPVATGERARPEPSRP from the coding sequence GTGCCCGTCCTCGTCTCGCTCGGCATGCTCGTCGCCGTGGTCAGCAGCCTCGGGGCACCGCTCATCCCGACCATCGCGGCCGAGGACCACGTCGCCGTCTCCACCGCGCAGTGGGCGCTGACGGTGACGATGCTGGTGGGAGCCATCGCCACACCGGTCATGGGGCGCCTCGGCGACGGCCCGCACCGCAAGAACGTGATCCTCACCGGCCTCGCCGTGGTCCTCGCCGGCAGTCTCCTGGCGGCCCTGCCCCTCGGGCTCACCTGCCTCCTCGTGGGCCGGGCGCTGCAGGGCGTCGGCATGGGCCTCGTCCCGCTCGCCATCGCCACCGCCCGCGACGCGCTGCCTCCGGAGCGGGCACGGTCGGCGGTGGCGACCCTTTCCCTGACCACCGCCGCGGGCATCGGCCTCGGCTATCCGATCACCGGCCTGTTCGCCCAGTACCTCGGCATGTACGCCGGATTCTGGTTCGCGGCCGCCACGGCGGCCGCCGCGCTCACCGCCACCGTGATCGTCGTGCCCGCCGCGCCGAAGCGCCCCACGGTCCCGATGGACTTCCCCGGCGCACTGCTGCTCGCCGGTGGCATGGCGGCCCTGCTGGTGACCCTTGCCGAGGGGGAGCGGTGGGGCTGGGGATCCGCCCCGCTGCTCGCGCTCGCCGTCGCGGCCGTAGTCCTGCTCGCCGGGTGGGTCCTGCACTCGATGCACTCCACGCATCCGCTGGTGCGGGTACGGCTCATCAAGGATCGCGGCGTTCTCGTCGCCAACCTGACCACGATGGTCGGCGGCGTGGGCACCTACCTGCTGATCGCCCTGGTCACCCGCTACGTCCAGACGCCCGAGTCCGCCGGATACGGCTTCGGCTCGTCCATCGTCGTCACCGGTCTGCTGCTCGTGCCGTTCTCCGCGGCCAGCCTCGTCACCGGCCGCCTGGTGCGGATGCTCGGCGCGGCGGCGACACCCGCCCGCATGCTGCCGCTGGGCTGTCTCCTCTCCCTCGCGGGCCTGGTCTGCTTCCTGCTCGCCCGCTCCAGCCTGTGGGGAATCGGCACGATGATGGCGCTCGCCGGACTCGGTGTGGGCGTCACCTTCGCGGTCACCCCCGGCCTGATCGTCGGCGGCGTGCCCGCACAGGAGACGGGCAGCGCGATGAGTTTCAATCAGGTCATGAAGTACATCGGGTACTCGACCGGAAGCGCGCTGAGCGCGGTCATCCTCCAGGCCGCCACCGGCCCCGGCGCGGCGCTGCCGGCCGACGACGGATACCGCACCGCGGGCCTCGCCGGCTGCGCCGCCTTCGTGATCACCGGCATCCTCGCCGTCGTACTCACTCGCACGGGCACCCGGCTGCGACCGTCCGTGGTCGCGGCGGGCCACATCGCCCCGGTCGCCACGGGTGAGCGGGCGCGCCCCGAGCCGAGCCGCCCGTGA
- a CDS encoding phosphodiester glycosidase family protein, with the protein MNSRLFGVGAVLSVLAVVGGLAVPASSAPPSNPVGALPLGPADLTETRTTQQLQPGVTLTRIVRGADAPALAWTVEVSIPGGAGSPDPDAPPSALNDHASADDLVAHLREHGFEARAEAVTTQATADFAGGTLGWRVRVGEFGSQSAATAERTRLRTAGYTGAAVYRGWDGEPTDRGPWRIDVLTIDPHRFHGALRASYGPDLENRETTSQLVAAAGATAGVNAGFFVLDPKAGAPGDPAGVGVYDGRLLSEPVSGRPSLVIHDSGSRTGIVRLTWQGKLSGPGASLPLDGINRVPGLIRNCGGTADDTPTSLPLHDATCTDDDELVAFTSEFGRRTPSGDGVEAVLDRHGKVLEVRSPRGGSLPEGGSSVQATGRYVPQLTELAQTGRQLRMRAALKDSHGRAVSPSPSTSMLNGGPELVRDGRTRVTVATDGMVQPGNPSFYYGWVHKRNPRTLAGVDAAGRTVLVTADGRSTGALGLSIPESAAVAKALGLRDAINLDGGGSTTMVAGGGVINAPSDATGERPVGDALLVLPGRK; encoded by the coding sequence GTGAACAGCAGACTGTTCGGCGTGGGTGCCGTGTTGTCCGTCCTTGCCGTCGTGGGAGGCCTGGCGGTTCCGGCCTCCTCGGCGCCGCCTTCGAATCCGGTCGGCGCACTGCCTCTCGGCCCCGCCGACCTGACCGAGACGCGGACGACGCAGCAGCTCCAGCCCGGCGTCACGCTCACCCGAATCGTGCGCGGCGCCGATGCCCCGGCGCTTGCCTGGACAGTCGAGGTCTCCATCCCCGGCGGCGCCGGCTCACCGGACCCCGACGCGCCACCGTCGGCGCTCAACGACCACGCGAGCGCCGACGACCTGGTCGCCCACCTGCGCGAACACGGCTTCGAGGCGCGGGCCGAGGCGGTCACCACACAGGCGACGGCGGACTTCGCGGGCGGCACGCTCGGATGGCGCGTCCGCGTCGGTGAGTTCGGCTCACAGTCCGCGGCCACGGCCGAGCGCACCCGGCTGCGGACGGCCGGATACACCGGAGCCGCCGTGTACCGGGGGTGGGACGGGGAGCCCACGGATCGGGGCCCGTGGCGGATCGACGTTCTCACCATCGACCCGCACCGCTTCCACGGCGCGCTGAGAGCCTCGTACGGGCCGGATCTCGAGAACAGGGAGACGACCAGCCAACTCGTGGCCGCGGCCGGGGCGACCGCCGGGGTCAACGCCGGGTTCTTCGTCCTCGACCCGAAGGCCGGCGCCCCCGGGGATCCGGCCGGCGTCGGCGTGTACGACGGCCGCCTGCTGAGCGAACCCGTGAGCGGGCGGCCCTCCCTCGTGATCCACGATTCCGGTAGCCGGACCGGCATCGTCCGGCTCACCTGGCAGGGCAAGCTGTCCGGCCCGGGCGCCTCGCTCCCGCTGGACGGGATCAACCGTGTCCCCGGCCTGATCAGGAACTGCGGCGGCACCGCCGACGACACGCCCACCTCGCTGCCCCTGCACGACGCGACCTGCACGGACGACGACGAACTCGTCGCTTTCACATCCGAGTTCGGCCGGCGGACTCCGAGCGGCGATGGAGTCGAGGCCGTACTCGACCGCCACGGGAAGGTACTCGAGGTGCGCTCGCCGCGTGGCGGATCGCTGCCGGAAGGCGGCAGCTCCGTGCAGGCGACCGGACGCTACGTCCCCCAGCTGACCGAACTGGCCCAGACCGGCCGCCAGTTGCGGATGCGGGCCGCGTTGAAGGACTCGCACGGCCGCGCGGTCTCCCCGTCCCCGAGCACCAGCATGCTCAACGGCGGCCCCGAACTGGTCCGGGACGGCCGTACACGCGTCACCGTGGCCACCGACGGCATGGTCCAGCCCGGCAACCCCAGCTTCTACTACGGCTGGGTGCACAAGCGCAATCCGCGCACGCTGGCCGGAGTCGACGCCGCGGGACGAACCGTCCTCGTCACGGCCGACGGACGCAGCACCGGCGCGCTCGGACTCAGCATCCCGGAGAGCGCCGCGGTCGCGAAGGCGCTGGGCCTGCGCGACGCGATCAACCTCGACGGCGGCGGGTCCACCACCATGGTCGCGGGCGGGGGCGTGATCAACGCCCCGTCCGACGCGACCGGCGAACGGCCGGTCGGAGACGCCCTGTTGGTCCTCCCCGGCCGAAAATGA
- a CDS encoding LLM class flavin-dependent oxidoreductase — MRFSVNIPNFGDFADPRNVATAAAAAEQAGWDGLFVWDHVLHRQHQGRPFGDPWMLLTAAALATSRIRLGTLLTPVPRYRPQQLARQVATLDRLSGGRAIFAAGLGGPVEDEYRSFGDAAEPRVLAERLDEGLELLGRMWSGEPVNHHGRHYEVRDVALLPATVQQPRPPVWIGGFWPHRAPMRRAARWDGAVPLFETARHGHVPDVGEVRELIAYVRGQRTNGDVRPFEFVLGGATPPGSARAKDVIGPLHDAGATWWDERQVQTGPDLDRLTPVLRRIEAGPPVL, encoded by the coding sequence ATGCGCTTCTCCGTCAACATCCCGAATTTCGGCGACTTCGCCGACCCGCGCAACGTCGCCACCGCAGCGGCCGCCGCCGAACAGGCGGGCTGGGACGGGCTCTTCGTGTGGGATCACGTTCTGCACCGACAGCATCAGGGACGTCCCTTCGGAGACCCCTGGATGCTGCTGACCGCCGCCGCGCTGGCGACCTCACGGATCCGATTGGGCACCCTCCTGACGCCGGTCCCCCGCTACCGGCCGCAGCAACTCGCCCGCCAGGTAGCCACCTTGGACCGGCTGAGCGGCGGCCGGGCGATCTTTGCCGCGGGGCTGGGCGGTCCGGTCGAGGACGAGTACCGCAGCTTCGGCGACGCCGCCGAGCCGCGCGTCCTCGCCGAGCGACTGGACGAGGGCCTGGAGCTGTTGGGGCGCATGTGGTCCGGCGAACCGGTGAACCACCACGGCCGGCACTACGAGGTCCGGGACGTGGCGCTGCTGCCCGCCACCGTGCAGCAGCCCCGCCCCCCGGTGTGGATCGGAGGGTTCTGGCCGCACCGTGCACCCATGCGGCGGGCGGCGCGGTGGGACGGCGCGGTGCCGCTGTTCGAGACCGCCCGGCATGGGCATGTGCCGGACGTGGGGGAGGTACGGGAACTCATCGCCTACGTGCGCGGTCAGCGTACGAACGGCGACGTCCGCCCCTTCGAGTTCGTACTCGGCGGAGCCACGCCCCCGGGCTCGGCCAGAGCCAAGGACGTGATCGGCCCCCTGCACGACGCCGGCGCCACTTGGTGGGACGAACGACAGGTCCAGACGGGTCCGGACCTGGATCGCCTGACCCCGGTTCTCCGTCGTATCGAGGCCGGGCCGCCGGTGCTCTAG